The nucleotide window TTCGCGGCGAGCTTCGGCTGTGAAAGTTCCCGTGGTAATGATGATGCCCTTGTCGGCGCGGCCCGACATGGCACCTCTAAAGTCTCGCACGATGGACGGCGTGACAGAATTGGCGTAACGCTTGCATTGAAATAGCACTTTGAAGGACACCAGCGGGTTGACCTGCAGGATGCCATGGCCGTCGATGCCGCCATCGTTGCTTTGGCCGGTGACCTCGACATGGATGAATCCGGCCTCGCGCAGCAGGCGCTGTGACAGGCGCTCGAATCCGGCGGGCGGTAGATTGCGCATGATGTCCAGAATGGCCGCTCGGTAGTCCCCCGTCGGGGTTTCGGCTTCTTCGACGGTCTGTTCTTCCATCGAGACGGTATCGGCCGTCTTTGTGCGGCGTTGCTCCTGGAAGATTGCAACCCAGCGACGGAAGATGTCGTGGGCCTGTTCATAGGTCAGTGTGGTGGCGCGTCCGCGCTCGGTCAGGCTCCAAATCCCGCGTCTGGATGAGCCCAGCAGCCCTTCCTTCGTTAAATAGAACCGCGCCCAGGCGACCTGGTTCTTGAAGCGTGGTTGGCCAGAGGATGTCAGCTCGTTTTGGGCATCGTCGGATACCGCGTGGTCGGCCGCGATTTGGTCGACCACCTCGTCGGGCGATCCCGAGCCACCCAGCTTGCGCAGTGCGTCCAGTAGCGGTCCGAACCAGTTGACGAACTGCGCACCTTCGTTGTGGCCTCCCATGCCTCGATCCTTGTTCTATTCTTGGACCGAGATATCGTATCACCAGAGTTGAATACGGGTCGTCCCCGCCCACCAATCTCCAGCACCAACCCGCCGCCCCGAAACCCGCATAAACCCTAGCCACGACCTTGCGCGCGCTCGCGAGGCAAAGAGATAAAAACCGAGAACAGAGAGGCCAGACAGGACCGGAACCAGACCACCCAGCACCTCCACGCTCGCGAGCCCAACCCGCAAACCCCCGCCAATCCTGCCCCTCCAGCCAACAAAAAACCCAACGGAGAACCGTTGGGTTAGTTGTAACTGGTGGCCCGGGGCGGAATCGAACCACCGACACAAGGATTTTCAATCCTCTGCTCTACCGACTGAGCTACCGGGCCAAGACGACGAATATTACACGATTTTTTCCTGCTTTGCAGCAAGGGGGGCTAAAAAATGGCCCAAGACCCTATGGGCGACCTATAATGTGGCAGTCTCCTTATCAGAAGCTTTCTGCGGCATGTCCGTTGATGTCCTTACCTTTGGCCTGAATCATGTATCCGCGCCGGTGTCCGTGCGCGAACGCGTGTCGTTTCCGGTCGACCTCCTGAAGCCCGCCCTGTCGGCCTTGCGCACTGCGTTTGGTTCCTCGGTGCGCGAGGCCGCGATCCTGTCTACCTGTAATCGCACTGAAATCTACTGTGCGGCTGATCCGGGCGTGGGCGAAAAAATCCCTGCCTGGCTGGCGGATTTCAATCGTCTGGAAGCCGGTCAGCTGGTGCCTCACCTGTACCAATACCAGCA belongs to Castellaniella sp. and includes:
- a CDS encoding restriction endonuclease; translation: MGGHNEGAQFVNWFGPLLDALRKLGGSGSPDEVVDQIAADHAVSDDAQNELTSSGQPRFKNQVAWARFYLTKEGLLGSSRRGIWSLTERGRATTLTYEQAHDIFRRWVAIFQEQRRTKTADTVSMEEQTVEEAETPTGDYRAAILDIMRNLPPAGFERLSQRLLREAGFIHVEVTGQSNDGGIDGHGILQVNPLVSFKVLFQCKRYANSVTPSIVRDFRGAMSGRADKGIIITTGTFTAEARREASRDGAPPIELVDSEKLIDMLENLELGLKPVTTYEVDEKFFAEFTAR